The following proteins are co-located in the Clostridia bacterium genome:
- the spoVT gene encoding stage V sporulation protein T encodes MKATGIVRRIDDLGRIVIPKEIRRTLRIREGDPLEIFVDRDGEVILKKYSPIGELGDFAKEYADSLHETTGHIVLITDRDAVIAVAGAPKKEFLDKRVGSLIERSMNERRPVAHAGTGQPPAGGMIGDEDQTHFKSFVIVPIVAHGDPIGSVILANRDEPTVGEVERKLAETAAGFLAKQMEE; translated from the coding sequence GTGAAAGCCACCGGAATCGTACGCCGCATCGATGACCTGGGCCGCATCGTCATCCCGAAGGAAATCCGGCGCACGCTGCGCATCCGCGAAGGCGATCCGCTTGAGATCTTCGTCGACCGCGACGGCGAGGTGATCCTGAAGAAGTACTCGCCGATCGGCGAGCTCGGCGACTTCGCGAAGGAGTACGCGGACTCCCTCCATGAGACGACGGGCCACATCGTCCTGATCACCGACCGCGACGCGGTCATCGCCGTGGCCGGCGCGCCCAAGAAGGAGTTCCTGGACAAGCGTGTCGGCAGCCTGATCGAACGCAGCATGAACGAACGACGACCGGTGGCGCACGCGGGCACGGGGCAGCCTCCGGCCGGCGGCATGATCGGCGACGAGGACCAGACGCACTTCAAGTCGTTCGTCATCGTGCCGATCGTCGCGCACGGCGACCCGATCGGTTCCGTGATCCTGGCCAATCGCGACGAGCCCACCGTGGGCGAGGTGGAGCGCAAGCTCGCCGAGACGGCCGCCGGGTTCCTCGCCAAGCAGATGGAAGAGTGA
- a CDS encoding septum formation initiator family protein yields MRTGSARVLSSAPEALAPGARPRRVRRRWHWRRTLVATVVLYAVFMFARQEWMLHRLHQEEARYQEQLAAIEERNDQLRQELQSLQSLPAIEMQARAMGLTKPGEVVYEPVESKPGDSESAPPAAPASHSGAGAPAGAGRAADSGTASHAKSDGGR; encoded by the coding sequence ATGAGGACGGGCAGCGCGCGCGTGTTGAGCTCAGCCCCCGAAGCCCTGGCGCCCGGCGCGCGGCCGCGCCGCGTCCGGCGCCGCTGGCACTGGCGCAGGACGCTCGTCGCGACCGTCGTCCTGTACGCCGTCTTCATGTTCGCGAGGCAGGAGTGGATGCTGCACCGCCTGCATCAGGAGGAGGCGCGGTACCAGGAGCAGCTGGCGGCGATCGAGGAGCGGAACGACCAGCTTCGCCAGGAGTTGCAAAGCCTGCAGTCGCTGCCCGCCATCGAGATGCAGGCGCGAGCCATGGGCCTGACGAAGCCGGGCGAAGTCGTCTACGAACCGGTGGAGTCGAAGCCGGGAGACTCGGAATCCGCGCCGCCGGCGGCGCCCGCGTCGCATTCGGGCGCTGGCGCTCCGGCCGGCGCGGGCCGCGCGGCGGACAGCGGGACCGCGTCTCACGCGAAGAGTGACGGCGGTCGCTAG
- a CDS encoding sigma-70 region 4 domain-containing protein, producing the protein MNIEIRGAERLSFRERQVVVLKETGHSNEEVARRLGIAVGTVATLFNRARAKGYQVVIVISGDPLGVYGDGDAPEGVEA; encoded by the coding sequence GTGAACATCGAGATCCGCGGCGCGGAACGGCTGAGCTTCCGGGAACGGCAGGTCGTCGTCCTGAAGGAGACGGGACACAGCAATGAGGAGGTGGCACGCCGGTTGGGCATCGCGGTGGGAACGGTCGCCACGCTGTTCAACCGCGCGCGCGCCAAGGGGTACCAGGTCGTGATCGTCATCTCGGGCGACCCGCTCGGCGTGTACGGCGACGGAGACGCCCCGGAAGGCGTGGAGGCGTAG
- a CDS encoding RNA-binding S4 domain-containing protein, which yields MRLDKFLKVSRLIKRRTVATDMCWAGRVRKNGAVARPSAEVQPGDEVEIDYGTRVLTVRVKVLQDSMPAQLAHIMYEVVREVKRPDPDLG from the coding sequence ATGCGACTCGACAAGTTCTTGAAGGTCAGCCGCCTCATCAAGCGGCGCACCGTCGCGACCGACATGTGCTGGGCGGGACGCGTCCGGAAGAACGGGGCCGTCGCGCGGCCGAGCGCCGAGGTCCAGCCCGGCGACGAGGTCGAGATCGACTACGGCACCCGCGTCCTCACCGTGCGCGTCAAAGTCCTGCAGGACTCCATGCCCGCGCAGCTCGCGCACATCATGTACGAGGTCGTCCGCGAGGTCAAACGCCCTGACCCGGACCTGGGCTGA
- the yabP gene encoding sporulation protein YabP, translating to MDGKDGGRLQPGKPHEVTVVNRETAHVTGVLHVDSFDDHAIVLDTDLGTLTMTGQDLQIKQLDLEEGRFSVEGLIHSVEWSVGRGKQKERAKGFLARMIK from the coding sequence ATGGACGGGAAGGATGGCGGCCGGCTGCAGCCGGGAAAGCCGCATGAAGTCACGGTCGTGAACCGCGAGACGGCGCACGTCACCGGCGTCCTGCACGTCGACAGCTTCGACGATCACGCCATCGTGCTCGACACCGACCTTGGCACGCTGACGATGACCGGCCAGGACCTGCAGATCAAGCAGCTCGACCTCGAAGAGGGCCGCTTCTCCGTGGAGGGGCTGATCCACAGCGTCGAGTGGAGCGTGGGCCGCGGCAAGCAGAAGGAGCGCGCCAAGGGCTTCCTTGCCCGCATGATCAAGTAG
- a CDS encoding amino acid ABC transporter permease: protein MFELWQWQQLFSDWRVFAAGLGQTILASGLALVLSLVLGVFMGLFALVPLRALRWLNRVYVEVFQNTPLLVQTFFLYYGLPHAGITLPVLAVGVIALGVYTGAYIAEIVRAGVQAIPKGQYEAAYSQGFGYWATMRHIILPQAIRVALPPLTNQVVNLVKNSQILALIPGYDLMYQADSWTQQTLLYQPGYVTVAVLYLCLTLPLAHLARKLERMLARGRAEEVRPTVARASGSVPA, encoded by the coding sequence ATGTTCGAGCTCTGGCAATGGCAGCAGCTCTTCAGCGACTGGAGAGTGTTCGCTGCGGGCTTGGGCCAGACCATCCTGGCGTCCGGTCTGGCCCTTGTCCTTTCCCTGGTGCTGGGCGTGTTCATGGGCCTGTTCGCGCTCGTGCCGCTCCGCGCGCTGCGCTGGCTGAACCGGGTGTACGTCGAGGTGTTCCAGAACACGCCGCTCCTGGTTCAGACGTTCTTTCTCTACTACGGGCTGCCGCACGCGGGGATCACGCTGCCGGTACTGGCCGTGGGCGTGATCGCCCTCGGCGTCTACACGGGCGCGTACATCGCGGAAATCGTGCGCGCGGGAGTGCAGGCGATTCCCAAGGGCCAATACGAGGCCGCCTACTCGCAGGGGTTCGGCTACTGGGCCACCATGCGGCACATCATCCTGCCGCAGGCCATCCGGGTGGCGCTGCCGCCGTTGACGAACCAGGTCGTCAACCTGGTGAAAAACTCGCAGATCCTGGCGCTCATTCCCGGATACGACCTGATGTACCAGGCCGACAGCTGGACCCAGCAGACGCTGCTCTACCAGCCCGGCTACGTGACGGTGGCCGTCCTCTACCTCTGCCTGACGCTGCCGCTCGCTCACCTCGCCCGCAAGCTGGAGCGGATGCTCGCGCGCGGGCGCGCGGAGGAGGTGCGACCGACCGTTGCACGCGCTTCAGGTTCTGTTCCAGCCTAG
- a CDS encoding transporter substrate-binding domain-containing protein, producing MKRGSRWLMAGIGVLLALSLTAGCGGGGGGAIAKIKERGYLKVGVKADVLGFGYKNPDTGQFEGLEIDIAKAVAKKIFGDESKVEFTPVTAKTRTGLLDSGDIDMVAATFTITEERKKIVDFSPVYYSDGIQLLVMKDSGIQSLKDMDGKTIGVSKGADTGQRLKDKAQELGITVNTAEYETYPEILTALEAGRVQAMATDGSILKTYQAQDPNTVLLPDKYSEEPYGIATKKGNDDLRDLVADVINEMKQSGELQKLYEKWGLTGGGSS from the coding sequence ATGAAGCGCGGGTCTCGCTGGCTCATGGCCGGCATCGGCGTGCTCCTGGCGCTCTCGCTGACCGCGGGCTGCGGCGGCGGCGGGGGCGGCGCCATCGCGAAGATCAAGGAGCGCGGCTACCTCAAGGTCGGCGTGAAGGCCGACGTGCTCGGCTTCGGCTACAAGAACCCGGACACCGGCCAGTTCGAGGGCCTGGAAATCGACATCGCCAAGGCCGTCGCCAAGAAGATCTTCGGCGACGAGTCCAAGGTCGAGTTCACGCCGGTGACGGCCAAGACGCGCACCGGCCTCCTCGACAGCGGCGACATCGACATGGTGGCCGCCACGTTCACGATCACCGAGGAGCGGAAGAAGATCGTCGACTTCAGCCCCGTCTACTATTCCGACGGCATTCAGCTCCTGGTCATGAAGGACTCCGGGATTCAGAGCCTCAAGGACATGGATGGGAAGACGATCGGCGTGTCGAAGGGCGCTGACACCGGCCAGCGCCTGAAGGACAAGGCGCAGGAGCTCGGCATCACGGTGAACACGGCCGAGTACGAGACGTACCCGGAGATCCTCACCGCGCTCGAAGCCGGCCGCGTTCAGGCCATGGCCACGGACGGCTCCATCCTGAAGACATACCAGGCGCAGGATCCCAACACGGTGCTGCTGCCGGACAAGTACAGCGAGGAGCCGTACGGCATCGCCACGAAGAAGGGCAATGACGATCTCCGCGACCTCGTCGCCGACGTCATCAACGAAATGAAGCAGTCGGGCGAGCTCCAGAAGCTCTACGAGAAGTGGGGCCTCACAGGGGGCGGCAGCTCCTAG
- a CDS encoding polysaccharide biosynthesis protein, whose protein sequence is MRQESFVVGAFVLMLSSLISRVLGATYRIIVPLLMGGGHQGAVGMGLYGMAAPIYGVLLSVSATGLPVAVARMVAARVSVGEARAAQRVFRAAFGLVAAVGGLFALALFAGAPWYARHVARDERAALAVAAVAPAVLFVSLGAVYRGFLQGLRQMTPYAVSQVVEQLARVTAILVLVVLLMPAGVEWAAAGASFGATVGGVGALAYLVWQYRRVSRELRGGTAPAGTAAATARHSGAEASQATASADLRELLSLAVPISLSYMVMPLVTFIDALLVPSRLHAAGLGGEATALYGLLSGFAAPFMIMPTTFTAALALNVVPAVSELQTRRDAAGIRARLGLGARLALIVTLPAAAGLAALSTPIETVIFHAPEAGPLLFILSFGAVAIGLQQVTAAALQGLGRPAVPMATLFVGAAVKFVLTYVLVGEPRLNVAGAAIATVAAFACAAVLNAAYLARLGYGVPWWRAGAAPAFSAAAMGAAVAVAFDGVDALARRLVGDTVGGPVAIGVAVAAGVALYGILAARTGAVRPEDVQSLPRVGGLLVRVGRALRLWPRPAGL, encoded by the coding sequence ATGCGGCAGGAGTCGTTCGTCGTCGGGGCGTTCGTGCTGATGCTGAGCAGCCTCATCAGCCGCGTCCTTGGCGCCACGTACCGCATCATCGTCCCCCTGCTCATGGGCGGCGGCCACCAGGGCGCCGTCGGCATGGGCCTGTACGGCATGGCCGCGCCGATCTACGGCGTCCTGCTCAGCGTATCCGCCACCGGGCTGCCGGTGGCCGTCGCGCGCATGGTCGCGGCGCGCGTCTCCGTGGGGGAGGCGCGTGCGGCGCAGCGTGTCTTCCGCGCGGCCTTCGGGCTCGTCGCCGCCGTGGGGGGCCTCTTCGCGCTGGCGCTGTTCGCCGGCGCCCCGTGGTACGCGCGGCACGTCGCGCGGGACGAGCGGGCCGCCCTGGCCGTGGCCGCCGTGGCGCCGGCCGTGCTGTTCGTGTCCCTCGGCGCCGTCTACCGCGGGTTTCTCCAGGGCCTGCGCCAGATGACGCCCTACGCCGTCAGCCAGGTGGTCGAGCAGCTGGCGCGCGTCACGGCCATCCTGGTCCTCGTGGTGCTGCTCATGCCGGCCGGAGTGGAATGGGCGGCGGCCGGCGCGTCGTTCGGCGCGACGGTCGGCGGCGTCGGCGCGCTCGCCTATCTCGTCTGGCAGTACCGGCGCGTCTCGCGCGAACTGCGCGGCGGGACGGCCCCGGCCGGGACCGCGGCTGCGACGGCCCGGCATTCCGGTGCGGAAGCGTCGCAAGCCACGGCGTCGGCCGACCTGCGCGAGCTTCTCTCCCTCGCGGTGCCGATCTCCCTGTCCTACATGGTGATGCCGCTCGTCACGTTCATCGACGCGCTGCTCGTCCCCTCGCGCCTACACGCGGCGGGGCTGGGCGGCGAGGCCACCGCCCTCTACGGCCTGCTCTCCGGCTTTGCCGCGCCGTTCATGATCATGCCGACGACGTTCACGGCCGCGCTCGCGTTGAACGTCGTCCCCGCCGTGAGCGAACTGCAGACCCGGCGGGACGCGGCGGGCATCCGCGCCCGTCTCGGTCTCGGCGCGCGCCTGGCGTTGATCGTCACGCTGCCTGCCGCCGCCGGGCTGGCGGCGCTGTCCACGCCGATCGAGACGGTGATCTTCCACGCGCCCGAGGCCGGGCCGCTGCTGTTCATCCTCTCGTTCGGGGCCGTGGCCATCGGTCTCCAGCAGGTGACGGCCGCCGCGCTCCAGGGTCTCGGCCGGCCGGCGGTGCCGATGGCGACGCTCTTCGTGGGCGCGGCCGTCAAGTTCGTCCTGACGTACGTGCTGGTCGGCGAGCCGCGGCTGAACGTCGCCGGCGCGGCCATCGCCACGGTGGCCGCGTTCGCGTGCGCGGCCGTGCTCAACGCGGCGTACCTCGCGCGGCTCGGATACGGCGTTCCATGGTGGCGGGCGGGCGCGGCGCCGGCGTTCTCGGCGGCGGCCATGGGCGCGGCCGTGGCGGTCGCGTTCGACGGCGTGGACGCGTTGGCGCGGCGGCTCGTCGGAGACACTGTAGGCGGCCCTGTAGCGATCGGCGTGGCGGTGGCGGCGGGCGTCGCGCTGTACGGCATCCTGGCGGCGAGGACGGGCGCCGTGCGTCCGGAGGACGTGCAGTCGCTGCCCCGCGTCGGGGGACTGCTGGTGCGGGTGGGCCGGGCGCTGCGGCTGTGGCCACGCCCGGCCGGTCTCTAG
- the mazG gene encoding nucleoside triphosphate pyrophosphohydrolase: MERVVSIMRTLRGPGGCPWDRQQTHRSLRRYVVEEAYEVVDAIDSGDPEKLKEELGDLLLQVVFHSIIAEEAGRFNWRDVAGALADKLVRRHPHVFGDKPAATADDVVSIWQEVKAAERADEGVDAGRSRSRLADVGKGQPALLAALSLSRAAAALGFDWPDAGAVLEKVREELSELQAARDESPERVEEEFGDLLFALVNYARWVGIDPEIALHRANVKFRERFARMEAAAEQSGQPLEGRSAEELDALWEDAKRAIDAWKASNRGEYAGESAEGANFPLRTSRLRQKGKGESQA; the protein is encoded by the coding sequence ATGGAGCGCGTCGTGTCGATCATGCGGACGCTGCGCGGCCCCGGCGGCTGTCCCTGGGACCGCCAGCAGACGCACCGGAGCCTGCGGCGCTACGTCGTCGAGGAGGCCTACGAGGTCGTCGACGCCATCGACAGCGGCGATCCGGAAAAGCTGAAGGAGGAGCTGGGCGATCTCCTCCTGCAGGTCGTCTTCCACAGCATCATCGCGGAGGAGGCCGGCCGCTTCAACTGGCGCGACGTCGCCGGGGCGCTCGCCGACAAGCTGGTCCGCCGCCATCCGCACGTGTTCGGGGACAAGCCGGCCGCGACGGCCGACGACGTCGTCTCCATCTGGCAGGAGGTCAAGGCCGCGGAGCGAGCGGACGAGGGCGTGGACGCGGGACGTTCGCGCAGCCGGCTGGCGGACGTGGGCAAGGGCCAGCCGGCGCTGCTCGCCGCCCTGAGCCTCTCCCGCGCGGCGGCCGCCCTCGGCTTCGACTGGCCTGACGCCGGCGCCGTGCTTGAGAAGGTGCGGGAGGAACTGTCGGAGCTGCAGGCCGCGCGCGACGAGAGCCCGGAGAGGGTCGAGGAAGAGTTCGGCGACCTCCTCTTTGCGCTCGTGAACTATGCGCGCTGGGTGGGGATCGACCCGGAAATCGCGCTGCACCGCGCGAATGTCAAATTTCGCGAGAGGTTCGCGCGCATGGAAGCGGCCGCCGAGCAGTCCGGCCAACCCTTGGAAGGGCGCTCCGCGGAGGAGCTCGACGCCCTTTGGGAGGACGCCAAACGCGCGATCGACGCATGGAAAGCGTCAAATCGTGGGGAATATGCAGGAGAAAGCGCGGAGGGCGCGAACTTCCCGCTTCGGACAAGCCGCCTGCGGCAGAAAGGGAAAGGAGAAAGTCAGGCGTGA
- a CDS encoding VOC family protein yields the protein MITKVRSVGICVSDQQRALEFYTKVLGCEVVSNEPMGDAPGSPRWIEVRFPGDDTRLILFTPPGMENRIGTFTNVILVCDDMQKTYEELSAKGVEFTAKPERMPWGWWASFKDPDGNEFGLGLASED from the coding sequence ATGATCACAAAAGTTCGGTCGGTCGGCATCTGCGTGTCGGACCAGCAGCGCGCGTTGGAGTTTTACACGAAGGTGCTGGGCTGCGAAGTCGTCTCCAATGAACCGATGGGCGATGCGCCAGGTTCGCCGCGCTGGATCGAGGTCCGTTTCCCCGGCGACGACACCCGGCTGATCCTCTTCACCCCGCCGGGGATGGAGAACCGCATCGGCACGTTCACGAACGTCATTCTCGTCTGTGACGACATGCAGAAGACCTATGAGGAGCTGAGCGCCAAGGGCGTCGAGTTCACGGCGAAGCCCGAACGGATGCCCTGGGGCTGGTGGGCGTCGTTCAAGGATCCGGATGGCAACGAGTTCGGTCTGGGGCTGGCGTCCGAGGACTAG
- a CDS encoding amino acid ABC transporter ATP-binding protein, whose translation RLERVSSGKVIVDGQDVTSPHARLSALRAEIGMVFQSFNLYPHKTVLENVTLAPRLVKKVPTDEARQTALHYLERVGLAHKADAYPAQLSGGQQQRVAIARALAMKPKVMLFDEPTSALDPEMINEVLEVMTDVAQEGITMVVVTHEMGFARKVADRIVFMDEGRIVEEGTPEEFFGSPKTERAKAFLSKILHHGGAIT comes from the coding sequence CGATTGGAGCGCGTCAGCTCAGGGAAGGTGATCGTCGACGGGCAGGACGTGACATCGCCGCACGCCCGGCTTTCCGCGCTCCGCGCGGAGATCGGCATGGTGTTCCAAAGCTTCAACCTCTACCCGCACAAGACGGTCTTGGAAAATGTGACGCTGGCTCCGCGCCTCGTCAAGAAGGTTCCCACGGACGAAGCGCGGCAGACGGCGTTGCACTACCTGGAACGCGTGGGGCTCGCCCACAAGGCCGATGCGTATCCGGCCCAGCTATCCGGCGGTCAGCAGCAGCGTGTCGCCATTGCCAGGGCTCTGGCCATGAAACCGAAGGTGATGCTGTTCGACGAGCCGACGTCCGCCCTGGACCCGGAAATGATCAACGAAGTCCTCGAGGTCATGACGGACGTCGCACAGGAGGGCATCACCATGGTCGTGGTCACGCACGAGATGGGCTTCGCCCGGAAAGTGGCCGATCGCATCGTCTTCATGGACGAGGGCCGCATCGTCGAAGAGGGGACGCCGGAAGAGTTCTTCGGCAGCCCGAAGACGGAGCGGGCCAAGGCGTTCCTGAGCAAAATCCTTCACCACGGGGGAGCGATCACATGA
- a CDS encoding amino acid ABC transporter permease: MHALQVLFQPSSLTFLALGFGVTLEIAAATIALSFVGGIVLAVIRYSGDIHPDHRAAVAASRAALWWIEAIRNLPMLLLMLAMRFWSGLPPIWAAIAGMTLFTSAVMAEIVRGGLVSVDRGQWEAAFSQGMTSPQILWHIVLPQALRRMIPPIVSEFVTIIKDTSYAWGLGVIELTGSGAILLAKQPAAAMQLFAVIAAVYFVTNLALRAYSRRLERRYAAAAY, encoded by the coding sequence TTGCACGCGCTTCAGGTTCTGTTCCAGCCTAGTTCTCTGACGTTCCTGGCGCTGGGCTTCGGCGTGACGCTGGAGATCGCGGCCGCGACGATCGCGCTCAGCTTCGTGGGCGGCATCGTCCTCGCCGTCATCCGCTACAGCGGCGACATCCACCCCGACCACCGCGCGGCGGTCGCGGCCAGCCGGGCGGCGCTGTGGTGGATCGAGGCCATCCGCAACCTCCCGATGCTGCTCCTCATGTTGGCGATGCGCTTCTGGTCCGGCCTGCCGCCGATCTGGGCCGCCATCGCCGGCATGACCCTCTTCACGAGCGCCGTGATGGCGGAGATCGTCCGCGGCGGGCTCGTCTCCGTGGACAGGGGCCAGTGGGAGGCGGCGTTCTCGCAGGGCATGACGTCCCCGCAGATCCTGTGGCACATCGTCCTACCTCAGGCCCTCCGCCGGATGATCCCGCCCATCGTGAGCGAGTTCGTCACGATCATCAAGGACACGTCGTACGCCTGGGGATTGGGCGTCATCGAGCTCACGGGCAGCGGGGCGATCCTCCTCGCCAAGCAGCCCGCGGCAGCCATGCAGCTGTTCGCCGTGATCGCGGCGGTGTACTTCGTCACCAACCTCGCCCTGCGCGCATACTCCCGCCGCCTGGAGCGCCGCTACGCGGCGGCGGCGTACTGA
- a CDS encoding S1 RNA-binding domain-containing protein, which translates to MAFAVGDIVEGVVTGITNFGAFVELPDGPTGLVHISEVADAYVENINDYLSRGDKVKVKILSIDPAGKKIGLSIRQAQPGASERRGGGGRRGGGSGRYRGPASFEDKLARFLKDSEDRLSDLRRHSDDRRGGRGARSY; encoded by the coding sequence ATGGCGTTCGCTGTGGGCGACATCGTCGAGGGCGTGGTGACGGGCATCACCAATTTCGGGGCGTTTGTGGAGTTGCCAGACGGCCCCACCGGACTGGTCCACATCTCCGAAGTGGCGGACGCCTACGTCGAGAATATCAACGATTACCTCAGCCGGGGCGACAAGGTCAAGGTCAAGATCCTCTCCATCGATCCGGCGGGCAAGAAGATCGGTCTCAGCATCCGGCAAGCGCAGCCCGGCGCCAGCGAGCGTCGCGGCGGAGGCGGCCGGCGCGGCGGGGGCAGCGGGCGTTACCGCGGGCCGGCCTCGTTCGAGGATAAGCTGGCGCGCTTCTTGAAGGACAGCGAGGACCGTCTCAGCGACCTGCGTCGACATTCGGACGACCGCCGCGGCGGCCGCGGCGCCCGTTCCTACTGA
- a CDS encoding HU family DNA-binding protein produces MESVKSWGICRRKRGGRELPASDKPPAAERERRKSGVNKNDLIASVADKTGLTKKDSEKAVNAVVETIQEALGRGDKVSLVGFGTFEVRQRKPRTGRNPQTGQTITIPASKVPAFKAGKALKDSLAK; encoded by the coding sequence ATGGAAAGCGTCAAATCGTGGGGAATATGCAGGAGAAAGCGCGGAGGGCGCGAACTTCCCGCTTCGGACAAGCCGCCTGCGGCAGAAAGGGAAAGGAGAAAGTCAGGCGTGAACAAGAACGATCTCATCGCCAGCGTGGCCGACAAGACCGGCCTGACCAAGAAGGACTCCGAAAAGGCGGTCAACGCCGTCGTCGAAACGATCCAGGAAGCGCTCGGCCGCGGCGACAAGGTCTCCCTCGTCGGCTTCGGCACGTTTGAGGTCCGTCAGCGCAAGCCCCGCACGGGCCGCAACCCGCAGACCGGCCAGACGATCACCATCCCCGCGTCCAAGGTTCCGGCGTTCAAGGCCGGCAAGGCGCTGAAGGATTCTCTGGCGAAGTAG